Proteins encoded by one window of Lathyrus oleraceus cultivar Zhongwan6 chromosome 1, CAAS_Psat_ZW6_1.0, whole genome shotgun sequence:
- the LOC127107419 gene encoding zinc finger BED domain-containing protein RICESLEEPER 2-like, giving the protein MSYSTSLESLGDSQSPPKDGEGCLNVLDPIIDLNANTNEEPLTNESTPANEVVNEENVESSDIVIQKSKRKKTSLVWDHFKKVELKNGKKWQCIHCKNNYFVVASGLTSHLMRHLKQTCHVYKKLVAQQQKLNFQPAKSKIDEKLSGPLLMNSGGKYDHGRQREATAHWIMMHEHAFSIVEEEGFHFMMKCSNTSYEKISRKTLKNDCIVVYEAERKKLKSTLRTVNKICLTTDLRIVNQKIEYMVLTGHFIDADWVLQKCILSFVHVPPRRGVDIVDAIFKCLKNWGIENKIFSVSVDNAHYNDRCLKELKVLILRHRKLVLDGKLFHVRCCVHILNLLVQDGIRKIEKIVEDVRESVKFINQSEARLQTFSQIVQQLKFGGKKLILDCPTCWNSTYQMLSVAMQFKEVFPRFQDREPSYTTLPDDDDWEKVEKVSKLLEVFNVVTNIISGSEYPTANLYLAEVFRIKLVLDQAIQDESDFLKEMAKAMKGKFDKYWSQCNLVMSLASILDPRIKMMGVNMCFPLIYPEVKARKI; this is encoded by the coding sequence ATGTCATACAGTACCTCACTTGAATCATTGGGAGATTCACAATCACCACCAAAAGATGGAGAAGGGTGTTTAAATGTATTGGATCCTATCATTGATTTAAATGCAAATACTAATGAAGAACCACTAACAAATGAATCAACACCAGCAAATGAAGTTgtgaatgaagaaaatgttgagagcagtGACATTGTTATTCAAAAGTCCAAGAGGAAGAAAACTTCTCTAGTTTGGGATCACTTCAAAAAAGTGGAATTAAAGAATGGAAAAAAATGGCAATGTATACACTGTAAAAACAATTATTTTGTTGTTGCTAGTGGATTAACCAGTCATTTGATGAGGCATTTAAAACAAACATGTCATGTTTACAAGAAGCTAGTAGCACAACAACAAAAATTAAACTTTCAGCCAGCAAAAAGCAAGATTGATGAGAAGCTTTCTGGACCACTACTAATGAATTCAGGAGGTAAATATGACCATGGAAGACAACGAGAAGCCACCGCACATTGGATTATGATGCATGAACATGCATTTAGTATTGTTGAGGAAGAAGGTTTTCATTTTATGATGAAGTGTTCTAATACTTCATATGAGAAAATTAGTCGGAAGACATTGAAGAATGATTGTATTGTTGTTTATGAAGCTGAAAGAAAAAAGTTGAAGTCTACTTTAAGGACAGTAAATAAGATTTGTTTGACCACTGATTTAAGGATAGTAAATCAGAAGATAGAATACATGGTGTTAACTGGCCATTTCATTGATGCTGACTGGGTTTTGCAGAAATGCATTCTTAGTTTTGTTCATGTTCCTCCTCGACGCGGTGTTGATATTGTTGATGCTATCTTCAAATGTCTTAAAAATTGGGgtattgaaaataaaatatttagtGTGTCAGTGGATAATGCACATTACAACGATAGATGTTTGAAAGAGTTAAAAGTTCTGATTTTAAGGCACCGGAAATTAGTGTTAGATGGAAAGTTATTTCATGTGCGTTGTTGTGTGCATATACTAAATTTGCTTGTTCAAGATGGTATTCGGAAAATAGAAAAAATAGTTGAAGACGTGCGTGAAAGTGTGAAGTTCATCAATCAGTCTGAAGCAAGGTTGCAAACATTCTCACAAATAGTTCAACAACTAAAGTTTGGTGGTAAAAAATTAATTCTTGATTGCCCTACTTGTTGGAACTCCACCTATCAAATGTTGTCAGTTGCAATGCAGTTCAAAGAAGTCTTCCCTCGTTTTCAAGATCGAGAACCAAGCTATACAACTCTTCCAGATGATGATGATTGGGAAAAGGTTGAAAAAGTTTCCAAGTTGCTAGAGGTATTTAATGTTGTTACAAATATTATTTCAGGTAGTGAATATCCAACTGCTAACTTATATCTTGCTGAGGTATTTCGAATCAAACTAGTTTTAGATCAAGCTATCCAAGATGAATCTGATTTTTTGAAAGAAATGGCAAAAGCGATGAAGGGAAAATTTGACAAATATTGGAGCCAATGTAATCTTGTTATGTCGCTTGCTTCTATTTTGGACCCTAGGATCAAAATGATGGGTGTTAACATGTGTTTTCCCTTAATTTATCCGGAAGTTAAAGCTAGAAAAATATAG